The following DNA comes from Nothobranchius furzeri strain GRZ-AD chromosome 19, NfurGRZ-RIMD1, whole genome shotgun sequence.
tgaaatattctatataaatgcatgtaatGTCTACTTTTTGTTTGACAAAACACTAAACAAGGAAAACAAAACATGATAAACTTTGCTGTTCTTGAATATTCCAATACTAAAAATGTAAAGGTAGAAATATGTTAAAAGATCTTTTTGAGACCATAGCAGCTCCTCGTCATGAGTCGACCTTCAGCATCTGGTGTTTTCTGTCTGTGTTCAGAAGAAATGTCTAAATTAGTCAGCATATTGAAAAGAAAGGTACAGTCTTATCTGACATAAGAGATACAACTTAAACATGTTTAGGTGATGTTTGAAAGGTTTTAGTGATTGTGAGAAATGTCACTTATACATCAGACAAGTTAAAGCCACTGTTGCATGATTCTAAAAGGTGGGAGATAAACAAGTAAATGTGAGGCGGTCACTCAACAGGTCTGACTAGATTGTTGAAATAGTGCATCTTGAAAATACTTTTAAGTAGCTTCCTGGTTAGAATCAAAATGATACACACTGGAAAACTCAAGTGACCTGGGTGTGATAAAGTAACTGATATGACTTAGTTATTAATTGCCCTGAACATCTAGTTACTCATGTCACCATGAGCAATTGTTTTTAAGTAAAATCCATAAATTAGTTTTAGAAATCGATAGAAATGGTGTTAAATCTGTCATACAGCCTTAATTGCATCTCAGAAGCTTaacaaatgattaaaaaatataacATGACAACTAATCGATAATACCCTTAACCACTAACAAATACTGATTATCATTAAAAGTGATGATCCTTGTTTGTAAACACATTGGCATTACTGGAAAAATGTCTTAAGATGTTTTCTCTGAAAACAATTTGTTTACCTGTGGCATCTTATTATTAAAAATAAGTTTCCACAGAAAGCTGTTTTGTCATGCTGTAATGTCATGAGATGATGCTTGGAATGAAACCAGTGTTGttcttgttggtttagtgtcttgGAATAGTCACCAACTACAATATTAATTTGTACCAGTCTGTAGACAAAACCTCAACAATAGAAACACACATGTAAAAATTAAAAGTGTTCAAGCCAGTATTATTAGATACTGCATTTGCCACTTCTTATTTCAACTGATATGTTTATTTTATTCAGTTAAATTAGGTTAAATTGTATTTTTATTAAGTAGCAGCAGAAGATGaagactgtcatggtctgcgtcctgcgtctccctcatgtttctccttgtgtcctccatccctctctaggtttcccttacgtgtctccttgtctgcatccctcctcGGGTGACTctttgtggtccccagccccttccaggtttccctcaAGGTTTCCATCATgtttcaagtggtgctcgctgcagaaccacaaaggcggagctgcaccagaaggtggagctgcaccagagtcagcccagcCCATTCcaccagagtcagtccaattccttccagttgtcagacttgatagcattctggaaccatagagggtgttatagctaaaaaatgcaatattgaggacggagttgagaagttaattgaacagtttttgtaaaggttccatacaattaaaaatctaacttttggaactttttaccatgttatattgtcatttcctcataagaaacacgtcaaagccatttttggcctcattcatgcattttcttcccatctcagcttcaatttggtctcctcccccgaagcgggtctggtcttggttctcaaatctggatattctgtgaattttctgacaaattatttctgaaatgacttctactgagacaccgccaataaaccatacatccctatCTACAAAACACACTGAGtaggacaattacatgtaacgccatttGCATTTTAtcaggtgtagtggttatggattcAGGTTGACACGCAGGGGTGCGCAGGTTCGCCCACCAGTGGTGGAAGTGATAGGTAGTTTTAAaccccttttcttcatttctagctacacttgccagtactatgtttacaacaatttactggtataccgtttaacatataatgactaatgtgtttattaattaatttatttatttattggtttatttagccagtgtgagtccatttgttagcagagtttcaactaaaatgctgtttaggaacgaccaaattcaaagaacttttagagacataaatattttgcagaaaagaaacattacaactaaaatataaacaaattaaatgtttcagctggctaaatagatcgcTGTCGACCTTacagagaatcgaaccagcatcagctgaggggaaagcaaaacttaaattgaacaatcttgccactggactaccagagcccATTCAACAATCTGCTGTGCTGTTGTATGTTAGTTTTGTTGGAGCggttgtgggcagatattcgctaaaatgaATCTTTTCATTTcaagatatattcaggctttgtcatgtaccaAGTTATGTTTATCTTGTTTAAAtgcagcatagaacatagcattaacgactgtaaactagtaacagccataattcatgaggggcaggttagtttgcgataaagttgaaaaacaaaaacggaagtcagtgggctgggctgagtttgcgtgaatgggcggggctgactctggtgcagctccaccttatggtgcagctccgcctttgtaggtctgcagcgagcaccctctctcaTGTTTCCCCAAGTCTTCTGTGCCCCTTTCTGTCCCCAGCTCACTCCCGGTTTCCCTCAGGTCtgtcctagtcacccctctgtagttttttataggttcagcttttcattttattagtctccttttgtgtgtgtgttttccttccccacttgttaatttGTCTCCCTCTCTCCTCAGGTCAGTAGTTATTTATCTTTGGTTCTCTTGTGCCCTTAGTTtttcaggtttatttatttagagattATTTAGAGATTCATAGGTTAAGGCATATCCCTTttgcttggttttcccttcccatttagttactTAATCTCACcagtctctccccacgcacctgctcctcgttctcccaatcacccagcccctgtgtataaaaccctgtctgcgtctcaatgtgttgttggtccattgtttgtgtcagcattgTCTCACCCCCTCTCTTGGTCTCTAGGATTTTTGGAACTCTTGGTCTCTTGTgttttggatatctccaggtcagctctttaagtgagctctttgttctctaggtctcttggttTTTCATATTTGGATTTTTAGATTTTCGTTTTTGGTTTCCTGCCACAAAGGATTTACTTTGGACTATcgctcctaataaaggattttacgttttcactactcctgccttgtgtcatcctgggtctgcatcttgggtcctaacctcccccaCCTAACAGTGTGACAGACTGAAGCTGAAATAACCTTTGCTGTGAATGTTTCTAAACATGTTTACTTTTGGTTATATAATCAGAATTATTTTAAATTTTTGTCCTGTAACTGTGTATCAATAAGTTCTAATTGAGATATGGATTGATTATTAGATATTATAGACTTTTATGTCAATAGTTGTCCAtttgaaatatgttcagaacagGACCGAGTACACAGCCTTGAGGGACACCAGTTTACCACAATGATAGTTGAGGATATCAGTCAGGCTTGTTTAACAGCTGGTGTTCTATTATGAAAGGAATAGAGAAGTTTTGATCAGATGTGATAGAAATGACTGCATTGAACGACATACATTTTAAATGCACTTTCTGACTTTTGTTGAGTGCAGTTATTGGAATTAAtgtgaaattattcaaataaatcaCAGTTAATGTCATAGACGGTTACAAAAAACTAGACGTTCACTTGATTTTTGAAAATATTTTTGCTTATCTTCAGAAACAGAATGTCCAAGATTAACAtgttgtcaggactcaggtatctcccggctgaccttcggaccacaactcccgacatgcccctcgtggggagctcccagcgtgctcctcgcggggattccctccacgtcacagccaagcaaggctatatatggaagacgccgtgaccggcttctcatctcagtcatcgtttcttcctcacagagatacgatcagagtaataaaactgttaaatgtctcaccttgttcgtctccttcatccagtctgatcagcctgacaggatgactgagatccgagtagattcgacggagatcgatcgtctccgccacgagaacgtgcagctgcgttccatggtagatcagctcaacaccaaggtgaactccttgtccgaccacaccctgcgtctatccacggctctcacggctctccaacaacaggcaaacgatcagcagcaacagatcgctgcactccagcagccaacccgctctgctcctagggaggagccccacttcagcctgccggagaggtggaacggggagacggggagccccgatggtctgctcgccacgctggacatgcagttcgagtgccaacctggacgctacccatctgcgcgctcccgagtggcgcatctcacctccctgctctccggacgcgccgcggagtgggctgctgcgctttacaattccaaatcccctgcctgcaacgactatgctgcgtttgtgtccgctctccggaagacctttgttccccccagcagcgaagtgggagcagagacacgccttctcaaactccgccagcgagaacgctcggtgtgcgcttatgcgtcggagtttcgcaccatctccgccaagctgcagtggaatgactccgctctgcgggccgccttcctggaggggctggcaccctacatccgtgatgagttggcgggaagggagctgcctcagaccctggatgaggtggttgatctggcgctgcgcatcgaccagcgggttctggttcgacccaagttatccacgcgtccacccaggacaccggtgcctcgccctcgttcacccacgccagctcctgtacccatgctggcggaggagcccatgcagctcggccaccttccccccgaggagagacaacgacggtggcgcgagggcctctgtgcctactgtggctctcccgaccaccgacgcctggactgcccgctacgatcgggaaacggggggccccactgagtattggggtcgctcagtctgggtcttcttctacccctgtcgctactaaccgtctccttattcctgtcaccctcctccatggtgaggcctcactccacgtaaacgcattggtggactcgggggccgcggacaatttcatggacctagatctggcaaaacgcctacggatccccctacaacccctggagagagttataccagtgacctcggtggacggtaggcctctccaaccctacccagtccgagaccgaacccagtcactccgtatgatcacccaaggccaccaggagaccctccatttcctggtcatttctgctccctcttctcctctaatcctggggttcccctggctccgtctccacgaccctcatatttcctggtcccagaaccgcctgctgggctgggggacctcgtgccagacccacctcgttcctcctccatcctcggcgggtcttccggacgggggccccggctccacaccgccccaccagccgctgccctatcgggacctggccgcggtgttcgacaagcggcgcgccacctccctgccacctcaccggccatatgatatggagatcaagctgctacccggaaccagtcctccccgcgggcaccttttctctctcgcgcctcccgagaccaaagcgatggaagagtacatcgcccaggccctccagcaggggttcatccgaccctcctcctctccgggtgccgctggcttcttcttcgtgaagaaaaaggaaggcgatcttcgcccctgcatagactatcggggtctgaacaagatcacggtcaaggaccgccatcctctgccgctcctcactaccgctctggatgccatctcccaggcacggatctttacgaaactggatctccggagcgcctacaatctggtccgtataaaggccggggatgagtggaagaccgcgttcataacacccaccggccactgggagtacctggttatgcccttcggactatgcaatagccctgctgtcttccaacgtctcattaatgatgtcctccgcggcATGCTGGGatggtgggtgttcgcctatctggacgatatactgatctactccaaatccgaggccgaacacatccatcatgttcgcgccgtcctgacccggctcctggaccacaacctgtactgtaaacccgagaaatgctccttccatcagcagtccatatccttcctgggctacatgatctcggacgaagggataaccatggaccctcagaaaatccaggcggtgaaggactggcccttgccaaccagcctgaaacaactgcagagttttctgggtttctgcaacttttaccgccgttttataaagaactatagcaccctcgtagcccctctcacctctctcactcgaccaggctcccctggccagctgtttcgtctaactcccgacgccattcgggccttccgccacctggtcacccgctttacctcggccccgatcctccgccatccagatcctgcagttccctttgtggtcgaggtcgacgcctctgacgtcggcgccggcgccatcctgtctcaaggcgggcccgacgacaggctccatccctgcgcctacttctccaggaagttttccaccacccagcagaagtacggtgtgggcgatcatgagttactggccataaaatgggcattggaggaatggaggcagtggcttctgggcaccactcggcctttcacgatctggactgaccatcagaacctgacccacattaaatctgccaagcagcttaaccctcgccaggctcgctgggccctcttctttgaaccctacgacttccatctcgcctaccgcccgggagccaagaaccagaaggcggacgccctctcccgccaattcacccactccacgtcctcgtccgagccagcgccaatcctcccggaacaccgcttcctgggccacctgaggtggccgttggagaaagctatccagaacgccctccgggacgaccccgcgcctccagagacccccgcgggtcgcctctatgtccccacggcctgtcgcagcgaggcgttgtcctgggcccactcatcacgcctgtttggccacgctggtttctccagaactcttaaattcctccagcgagccctctggtggccaggcatggcgagggatgtgaaagaatacaccagcgcctgtgacgtctgtgcccgctccaagaaccccaaccaggcctcggctggtgccctccgacctcttccggtgcccagccgcccctggtcccacgtggggctggacttcgtcacgggtctcccgccggtaaataacctcaacactgtcatgacggttacggaccgcttttccaagtctgtccatttcatcgcccttccgggtctctcctcagcccaacgcacagcggaactgttcctggagaacgtggtgcgcctccacgggttcccagtcgacgtggtctcggatcgggggccccagttcacggcccggttctggaaagctttctgtcggctgatgggagcatcggtcagtctctcttcaggctaccacccgcagaccaatggccagacggagcgggctaaccaacagctgggtcggtaccttcgttgttttgtctcggctcaaccctcgcagtggcctaaatacctcctctgggcggagctgtcccacaatcttcacacctcatctgccactcggctgtcccctttcgaggtctgctatggcttccagcccccggtctttgcccaccaagaacccgaggtcgccgttccggcagcggaagccatggtgagacgctgcaagagcgcctggatcaaagcacgagcctccataaccagagctaacaccagctatgctcaccagaatctccgtcgacaccgtcctggtccctcctatgctcctgggggacaaggtctgggtgtccacggctggccttcgggtccgtgccgggtccaagaaactcgcccctcggttcctcggcccataccccatccaaagggtcatcaacccggtcacgtaccggttgcggctgccggctactctccgcatccatcccaccttccatacctcccggctcaagccctacgtggagtcctcccttctcccgcctccggctccggcgccgcctcctgcccgcttcctcgatggtgagcctatctacaccgtccggcgcatcctggacgctcgccgcaggggtcggggctggcagtacctggtggactggaaggactatggccccgaggaacgctcctgggagccggctcggtccatcctggacccttccctgatctctgacttctgggtccgccggggtcgcgctgggacttctggagccgtccctggaccggggggtcctgtcaggactcaggtatctcccggctgaccttcggaccacaactcccgacatgcccctcgtggggagctcccagcgtgctcctcgcggggattccctccacgtcacagccaagcaaggctatatatggaagacgccgtgaccggcttctcatctcagtcatcgtttcttcctcacagcgaTACGACCAgagtaataaaactgttaaacatctcaccttgttcgtctccttcatccagtctgatcagcctgacacatgTCCTTGGTAGCAATTTGTATCAACTCAAAGCATGAAGGCAAAATgtcttttaaaataaatatctgtTTTTCACCTTTTATCATTTTCAGAACGCCACTCCCTGACCTACATCTACACGGCCTTCTCCCAACCTGTGGATCTCCCGGGTTTCCATGAGTTCACGGCCATGGGAATGCTGGACAACAGGATGATTGACTACTATGACAGCAAAGAGCAAAAAAAAATTCCCAAACAGACGTGGATGTCAGAGCATCTTGAACAAGAGTATTGGGATAAAGGTACACAGTCCAGGAAGAGCAAGCAGCAGTGGTTCAAGGTCAACATCGACATCTTGATGAAACGGATGAGACAGAATGACACGGGTAATGTCCAACGATGAGACAATACCCATTATTATTGATAACCATCTCTTCTATtactaatgttatcttacctgtAAGTACATTCCATTATtttatatttgttcatttatttatatgtttttatttgccTGTAGATACCCACGTTCTCCAGTGGATGCACGGCTGTGAGGGTGAGAGTCAGGAGGATGGTACCATTAGGTTCATCCGTGGGATGGACATGTACAACTATGACGGAAATGACTTCCTGTCCTTCGACGATGACAACCAAGTTTGGGTAGCTACACTTGATGCAGCTAAAGAAACCAAGAGGAAGTGGGATGATGTTCAAGTCCTGAAGGAATACACCAAGGGTTACCTGGAGAAGGAGTGTATGGACTGGATGAGCAAGTTCAGGGACTACGGGAAAGAGCAGCTCCGAAAAGCCAGTATGTATAAAACACAACAAGTTACTGAGTTTTAACTTTAAGTATtgacaaaaaaaattatttagatGTAGTTAACATCGATCTTTGTTTCCAGGTAAGCCTGATGTGCACCTGTTCTCACAAAAAagcaagagtgagaaaaacattatcTTGACGTGCCTGGCCACTGGCTTCTATCCTAAAGACATCATCCTGCAGATCAAACGAAACGGTCGCATCCTTACTGCAGACGATGGACTGGAGACGTCTGGAATTCGTCCAAATGAGGACGACACCTTCCAGAGGAAAGACCGTGTTGAGATTTTGAAGACAGATTTGTCCACTTACACCTGTGAGGTTCAGCATCCTGGCTCGCTTCTTCATGTTCAAAAGGCCTGGGGTAAAAACGACTCCCTTTTCTGCCATTTGCAACCATTTAGTTTCATGAGACATGAAGTTGCTTCAGACTGTGTGACCTTTTGTGGTTTAATCACAGGTCCAGTTTATGGACTCTGATTACTCAAGTAATGCTCAAATGTACAACCAGCAAAAATTAATTTAGTTTTATTTCATTACcacaatttttaattgttttgaaAGTAGATATTTTAATTCTAtatcagaatcagctttattgtcaGTGCCCCAGCGTCCCGAAGCACAGAAATTTAACTCtgcagtacagcctgaccaaggttacacacacagagCATGTAgaacaaaacagatacaggcagaccacgagagctgccATTCAAGGCCCTCATTTCAGTTAGATAGGAAAGGGTTACGTGAGGATAAATGAGggaggggagggaaaaaaggtacTTCAGTTACTCCTGACAGGGGGTAGCTTTGTCATGCAAAAtgcacctcaaacatataagcacgaacatcaacagttcacgcaacatgagactccaatgggAAGGCATCAGACCACAGATGTCTTCAGAGGCGCTCATACacagactacgtttacatgcagccaatatccgggttatgatcgggttaaggtcggtattcgggtttctgagttgatcagaataacccgtttacaagcataacccgatttaaatgaggacgttggggtagcgtcaggacgtatggactacgtcaagacgcaatatgcttgTATATTTTGCTGTCTTTGTACTTTTGGccatcaacaaaagacataatgttcatacttttcaccagaccgataaagacagaggtttcctcattactccaaaagtgtggtgctgtgccgcgactcgccatgttgctcccaacttgttgtttacttccggtgttctggcgcatacaagacgtctcactactcaaaagaccaagattccttgcgaacagagcatgcgcagaacacatatcccgatatgcgtttacacgaccaaacattcgggttagaaaagggttaccccaggtgtagtaaccgggtttttaaaaacccggttatgagcatatccgggtttttggcggtgtttacatggacctgcggaaccgggttattgtgaatattcgggttttaaaagggttactggctgcatgtaaacgcactgactgttgaatcacaggtgggagggagatcgagGGAGAGtgaagagtacattgactccttcAGTTGATGTCCTCACCAGgctaagtccaccaatccgaaggcaggggtggtaggtcgggttttcacagcatctgtctgcattccttcgcggGGGATTTGTCTTctagcagctcaaggctacctgggcaccagattcagatcggaagaattgtttgggtcaggcagagataattttctctctgcctttcagtctttaactgatcattccagtccctcTGTGAATCTAATTTTTGGGTTTAAACTTGCCCATACCGTGCATTGACTTTCTCCAAGATCACGTCCATTTTGCGTACTAATACCGGGATCGCAGCTAGAACCtctagcttacgattcacctcgattaacgtcccagtctgagcagTTTCCACACGGAGACTTTCCATGGGTACGGGTTGCCCTTcaatcgctcctgtcttcccaattttccaaaatatcagACAACCTCCCACTCcaaacagaagaaatccagtaattATCAGCCTAaaaatccacacgtcttcgatgtcctccacggagagctgggagaggcatataatatcccactccttccaggaatccaatatATACCCCACTGGGTGCGTCCCCTGTGGACAAGTAGGAACCCCCCTGCTCCATTTTCAtagttgaaaaaatcttgtcgaTCGCCTTGAATAACTAGTTCATCAAATCCATGATTAATAAAAATAGTTTTAGgaggaatgcagagaagcgctctgtagtctTCGAGTGCCAGAAGAAGATAGATTTTTAGAGGCAAGATTAATAAAGTTAAATTACACAAGGCTGAAAGAGATCagaaaattaaactaaaactCTATATTTTCTTTTGTTTAGATCACACTCTGCCTGTGGAGGATGGCAGCACACCCATTATCATCGCTGTTGTTGTTGTAGCAAGCTTTGTGGTTATCGGAGCCATTGTGGGATTCGTCCTTTATAGAAGGAAGGAGTGCAGAGACCGTAAGTTACTATTGTTTTGCCATATCATGTAAGCAAACACAAACATTGGTAATATCTGAATATAAAGTAATTGTTGAGTACCTAAAAGGTTCCTTTACAACGGTAcaaagttaaaatataaaactGTTTGTTATGAGGTGCAA
Coding sequences within:
- the LOC107394428 gene encoding H-2 class I histocompatibility antigen, L-D alpha chain isoform X1, whose product is MKTDTPAGGKRISTKVEPNLGSKCHFSAFWSFWGLGWWSRVVSLTCLLVCIPPRVTLCGPQPLPGFPQGFHHVSSGARCRTTKAELHQKVELHQSQPSPFHQKRHSLTYIYTAFSQPVDLPGFHEFTAMGMLDNRMIDYYDSKEQKKIPKQTWMSEHLEQEYWDKGTQSRKSKQQWFKVNIDILMKRMRQNDTDTHVLQWMHGCEGESQEDGTIRFIRGMDMYNYDGNDFLSFDDDNQVWVATLDAAKETKRKWDDVQVLKEYTKGYLEKECMDWMSKFRDYGKEQLRKASKPDVHLFSQKSKSEKNIILTCLATGFYPKDIILQIKRNGRILTADDGLETSGIRPNEDDTFQRKDRVEILKTDLSTYTCEVQHPGSLLHVQKAWDHTLPVEDGSTPIIIAVVVVASFVVIGAIVGFVLYRRKECRDRCNGKSQSSTDSSPDPSPASSLVNMRICPDVNTSSKDNANNPKPDDEKKALIESSSDSSPDSSQKTSPASSLTNVKSSSDDSSHVDVEGDGVC
- the LOC107394428 gene encoding H-2 class I histocompatibility antigen, L-D alpha chain isoform X2, with protein sequence MKTDTPAGGKRISTKVEPNLGSKCHFSAFWSFWGLGWWSRVVSLTCLLVCIPPRVTLCGPQPLPGFPQGFHHVSSGARCRTTKAELHQKVELHQSQPSPFHQKRHSLTYIYTAFSQPVDLPGFHEFTAMGMLDNRMIDYYDSKEQKKIPKQTWMSEHLEQEYWDKGTQSRKSKQQWFKVNIDILMKRMRQNDTDTHVLQWMHGCEGESQEDGTIRFIRGMDMYNYDGNDFLSFDDDNQVWVATLDAAKETKRKWDDVQVLKEYTKGYLEKECMDWMSKFRDYGKEQLRKASKPDVHLFSQKSKSEKNIILTCLATGFYPKDIILQIKRNGRILTADDGLETSGIRPNEDDTFQRKDRVEILKTDLSTYTCEVQHPGSLLHVQKAWDHTLPVEDGSTPIIIAVVVVASFVVIGAIVGFVLYRRKECRDRCNGKSQSSTDSSPDPSPASSLVNMRNVNTSSKDNANNPKPDDEKKALIESSSDSSPDSSQKTSPASSLTNVKSSSDDSSHVDVEGDGVC
- the LOC107394428 gene encoding H-2 class I histocompatibility antigen, L-D alpha chain isoform X3; the encoded protein is MKTDTPAGGKRISTKVEPNLGSKCHFSAFWSFWGLGWWSRVVSLTCLLVCIPPRVTLCGPQPLPGFPQERHSLTYIYTAFSQPVDLPGFHEFTAMGMLDNRMIDYYDSKEQKKIPKQTWMSEHLEQEYWDKGTQSRKSKQQWFKVNIDILMKRMRQNDTDTHVLQWMHGCEGESQEDGTIRFIRGMDMYNYDGNDFLSFDDDNQVWVATLDAAKETKRKWDDVQVLKEYTKGYLEKECMDWMSKFRDYGKEQLRKASKPDVHLFSQKSKSEKNIILTCLATGFYPKDIILQIKRNGRILTADDGLETSGIRPNEDDTFQRKDRVEILKTDLSTYTCEVQHPGSLLHVQKAWDHTLPVEDGSTPIIIAVVVVASFVVIGAIVGFVLYRRKECRDRCNGKSQSSTDSSPDPSPASSLVNMRICPDVNTSSKDNANNPKPDDEKKALIESSSDSSPDSSQKTSPASSLTNVKSSSDDSSHVDVEGDGVC
- the LOC107394428 gene encoding H-2 class I histocompatibility antigen, L-D alpha chain isoform X4 translates to MVQLRLCRSAASTLSHVSPSLLCPFLSPAHSRFPSERHSLTYIYTAFSQPVDLPGFHEFTAMGMLDNRMIDYYDSKEQKKIPKQTWMSEHLEQEYWDKGTQSRKSKQQWFKVNIDILMKRMRQNDTDTHVLQWMHGCEGESQEDGTIRFIRGMDMYNYDGNDFLSFDDDNQVWVATLDAAKETKRKWDDVQVLKEYTKGYLEKECMDWMSKFRDYGKEQLRKASKPDVHLFSQKSKSEKNIILTCLATGFYPKDIILQIKRNGRILTADDGLETSGIRPNEDDTFQRKDRVEILKTDLSTYTCEVQHPGSLLHVQKAWDHTLPVEDGSTPIIIAVVVVASFVVIGAIVGFVLYRRKECRDRCNGKSQSSTDSSPDPSPASSLVNMRICPDVNTSSKDNANNPKPDDEKKALIESSSDSSPDSSQKTSPASSLTNVKSSSDDSSHVDVEGDGVC
- the LOC107394428 gene encoding H-2 class I histocompatibility antigen, L-D alpha chain isoform X5, with translation MSLFSFLVLLGAGLVVKSERHSLTYIYTAFSQPVDLPGFHEFTAMGMLDNRMIDYYDSKEQKKIPKQTWMSEHLEQEYWDKGTQSRKSKQQWFKVNIDILMKRMRQNDTDTHVLQWMHGCEGESQEDGTIRFIRGMDMYNYDGNDFLSFDDDNQVWVATLDAAKETKRKWDDVQVLKEYTKGYLEKECMDWMSKFRDYGKEQLRKASKPDVHLFSQKSKSEKNIILTCLATGFYPKDIILQIKRNGRILTADDGLETSGIRPNEDDTFQRKDRVEILKTDLSTYTCEVQHPGSLLHVQKAWDHTLPVEDGSTPIIIAVVVVASFVVIGAIVGFVLYRRKECRDRCNGKSQSSTDSSPDPSPASSLVNMRICPDVNTSSKDNANNPKPDDEKKALIESSSDSSPDSSQKTSPASSLTNVKSSSDDSSHVDVEGDGVC